The following are encoded in a window of Manihot esculenta cultivar AM560-2 chromosome 8, M.esculenta_v8, whole genome shotgun sequence genomic DNA:
- the LOC110620197 gene encoding RING-H2 finger protein ATL74, translated as MVNMHRRLLDTELTLAPANWNRTHDSYISETNFDTNMVIILAALLCALIGALGLNSIVRCALRCSRRFTLETPGQTAARLATTGLKKRHLRQIPVAVYGTGMNVPATECPICLGEFADGEKVRVLPKCNHGFHVRCIDTWLLSHSSCPNCRLSLLEHTSGGSDEARSQPENDNRRQGNAVVIEGAS; from the coding sequence ATGGTGAATATGCATCGTCGTCTGCTCGACACAGAGCTAACCTTGGCACCGGCAAACTGGAACAGAACACATGATTCTTACATTAGCGAAACGAATTTCGACACAAACATGGTGATTATATTGGCTGCTTTGCTGTGTGCGTTGATTGGTGCGCTTGGATTGAACTCTATTGTGCGTTGCGCTTTGCGTTGTAGCCGTAGGTTTACTCTTGAGACACCAGGGCAAACTGCAGCTCGTTTGGCCACCACAGGGCTCAAGAAACGCCATTTGCGCCAGATTCCAGTTGCGGTTTACGGTACCGGAATGAATGTTCCGGCAACGGAGTGCCCAATTTGCTTAGGGGAGTTTGCTGATGGAGAAAAAGTTCGAGTGCTTCCTAAATGCAATCATGGGTTCCATGTGAGGTGCATAGACACATGGCTTCTGTCGCACTCCTCCTGCCCCAACTGCCGGCTTTCATTGCTTGAACACACGTCAGGTGGCTCCGATGAAGCACGGTCACAGCCAGAGAACGATAACCGTCGGCAAGGTAATGCTGTTGTTATTGAAGGCGCAAGCTGA